A window of Colletes latitarsis isolate SP2378_abdomen chromosome 11, iyColLati1, whole genome shotgun sequence genomic DNA:
GACCTTGAGGAACTTTTACAATGCTTTGATAAACTTATGTAAGATATCCTTGCCAAACCGAATGTCGAAACGTAAACAACAAAATTTGCATTATAAGAATGGTAACATCGGAATGTGTTTAAATGAATTATTATTCAAACTTCGATAGTATGTTCCCACAATACTGTAATTTCAATATTATACTTGTACTTATGTAGGAACTTATTTTAATACATTATTAAGTACTCTTCCGTTGTCGATAAGAGTATAAATTATCGAGTAATCGAATCATGAATTTTCAACGAACAAAACAAACGCGTCATTTTTCTCTGTCAAAAGAAGTACCGAAACGTACATTTATTcggtaaattaataaaatttctatatttatttaatcgcaAGATGGTGTGATTATAACAAggaagaatattttaaaatttactaAGGTggtattttttatgtaaaaatggACATTTCCAAATCGGTTTGAGAAACACAACGCGTTCTAACTTGGTTTCTTTTACGACACACTGTACCATTCAATTTGAACAAATTAACAACGTAAACTGGTTTTtggataaaatataataaaaacgtAACGTTACGTTACCGGTGCCTCGGCTTTTGCCATGAAAAATGCGACATTGTAATGTATCATCGGTCACAATTATGTTAATAACCTGGATAAAAATGTCGCTATCTAGCTGTTCATTGCTATACACTGTGTAGATAATCATTGGAATTTAAACTACCGTATATATTGACCAACGAGTGAACAGAATTGTCGATCGAATCATTTCCAAGTGACAGTCGAAGCTCATCATCAACGAATGACAAGATAGTACATCTGGACGGTACAATAATTTAATTATCCGATTAATGTTGTAGGAAATTTTACATCGTACAGGCTTAATATATCGAATTGTTCTTCAGTTTTTGAAATAGAAATCAGAACAGTGGTTAGGAGTAGAATTGTATCATCGAAGGTGCTTCTACAAgattattctttttataatttttatcaaaatctAAGCATTAAAATGGTGAATAAATattaagaataaaaaataattgttgcCGATACGGTTAAAAATGTACTTATTTCAGCAAGTGCCTGAAATCATTCGAAACTAATTGAATACTGCTCACATCGCTATCTGTAGCTTTCATTGACCCAGTCCTAGACAGGCCAATTGGTTTCGTTTCATTGATAAAAAGTAGAATGACTTTCATCGTCGCGTGCGATATACTCGCGTAATCTTTCATTAACGTATAATAAAAACTAGCTTATGCAATAACCGAGACGTATCAAAAGGCGTTAAAAATTCATTAATAGCGATGATAAGAGAAAATTGGTACGGTGTTACGCGTAAAATGAAAACACTGGAATATATTGTTAATTTACAAAGGAAATATGGATCCAGTCGTTTCAAATCGGAATATTTAATTGTTTCGGGTACAGAGGACGAAGGAAGAAAACAGCCAAGGGAAATGAGGCATCTgaagattttatttttcttggTGTTCGCCTTCTCGATACACCAAATCGAAGGGTACAGAATCCTGTGCCTCTTCCCTTACAGTGGACAAAGCCACCAAAGGATGTTCGAGACTCTGTGCAAAGGACTGGCGGCAGAGGGACACCAAATCGATATGATCAGTCACTTTCCATCGAAAGCACCGGTCGCTAATTACACGGACGTCGTCGATTTAAGAGGGACAACGGAAAGCGTAATCAACAGCTTGTCCATCGAGACCGCGAAAAAGTTCAGAAACGACGTCATATATTATCTGACTAAGGACTTTGGTGCTCCTGTTTGCGAATTAATGGGTTCCGAAGTATTTCAAAATTTCATTAATAATCCACCCAACGATCCACCGTACGACCTGATGATAACAGAGGTAAATATATGCTCGACTCGAAGTGTAAAAAATGCTGTGATAATATTAGGTCGACCAGTAAGTCCATAGGGCTCTCAACCTATAAATAGAACGTAATTATTTTGTGGTAGGAAATATCTTTATTGTATAACTTGAAGCTTATTCCCAATGCGTGGCAAAGAAACTTATTTACCATATATTTGGGAGACTTACGTTGATCGAGTATTTTTCACGATCGTTCTTATTAGAAAAACACTTGATTGCTCGTGATGTCACGAGCTTCTAAGGGATtaaacaatttctttattcgcagtATTTCGGTTCGCCGTGCTATTTAGGAGTTGGCTATCGACTGAAAACTCCCGTCGCCATCACTGTATCTTTTCTCGATATGATTTTCGTCGATGATTTTATGGGCAGCCCCATAAGCTACGCTTTCTACTCCGGGGGATTCAACGATAAAACTACGATAACCACGTTTTACGATCGGTTAACGAACTTTATAACGAGCTTCACGGATTTGAGCAAATTTTACTATTACTCGTCGAGTCACACCGAAATAATGAGGAAGTACCTGGGCCAAGACGTACCCGATGTCAGAGAACTAGAGAGATCCGTGGTCCTGGCTTTGGTGAACGGACATTATAGTATTACTGGCGTCAGACCCTTAACTCCGGGCATCGTGGACGTTGGTGGACTCCACGTCCTCTCTGATAACTCCACATTGACACCGGTAAGTTGGGAATGAAAATCAGTAAATTATATCCCTGTTTTGTATGCCAATCTCTACACGATTTTATAATTCAATTATTACTGTGTTTCGTTCAAAAATACGTAATACGTTCTGTGAGGCCCATCGCCTCCagtacacattatattttcggtaatgaatttttttctcgaaaatacgtacgatttcggggctatgtctcTTCGCCAAAacttatcgtaattgacccccgaaactgaaaataatttttccagaatgatttgaaacttttcaatttcgccgacaaaatttagccacctacctacctaccccccgtcgatttttcttaaaaactcgtttttcatttttaagaaaTTCGTTCGACGTCGTACGGAAATGTTCTTTGATACTTCTTTATAGGTATTTAGTCACCTCCgaatttcaggtcggtatgacaGTCAGATTGGACCACGAAAATCCGTAAGGTGTATATGTATAAGGTCTgcttgtatacctcgtctgtgatatacGCTCATCGATCGACATTCgatatcccgtcgtctaaggtTTCCCTCTTCTTTCTTTTGGCATCTTTTACACAGGACCCCACAGTTCTATTCGGATTATTTGCGTAGAATTCGTTTAAATGGCGCCTACCGAACGATTCGTACCGAATtcttgaaatttcagaaattcgtCAAGTGTAATTAATCACCCCTTCTCGATGTAGGCATTGAAGTCTTGGTTGGACTCTGCGGAGCACGGTGTGGTGTACTTCACCTTGGGATCGTTGATAAAAATCGAAACATTGCCGAAAGACAAGGTGCTGGGCTTGTACGCGTCGTTCGCAAAAATTGCACCGGTGAAAATTCTAATGAAGTCGACCAACACCACGAGACTACCACCTGGTCTTCCCAGCAACGTGATGACTTTACCTTGGATACCTCAAGTTCCAGTGCTCAGTAAGTCTAAAACTATAATACATTTAAAAGAACACTTTTCCCATATATACAAGCGAATAAATTAAAAGACAATGCAACCTATTTTTCACAGGACACAAAAATACGCGAGCGTTCATAACTCACGGTGGTCTTATGGGACTCCAGGAAGCGCTCTATTACGGAGTTCCCCTAATAGGAATACCAGTATTCGCCGACCAAATGAGAAACATCGACATCTTGATGAACAAAAACGTCGCAGTAAAGATAAACGACGATGAAATCAATGAACATAGCATGGATGCTGCATTGAACGCCGTTTTATACGATCCAAAATACAAGTGAGCATTCACCTACTTCCCCTTCCGCTAAATCCAACCAGTTTAAATAGAAAGAAAATCTTAACGAATCACAGTAAAATCTTTATACCGAAGAATGTTCTATCGGAGTTAtttgaattttcttttctattctaGGGAATCGGCGACAAGGCTGTCGAAATTGTTCAGAGATCGACCCTTGAGCCCAATGGACACAGCGACGTATTGGATCGAATACGTGATCAGAAACGGAGTCGAACCCTTGAGATCGCCAGCGATGGATCTGTCATGGTGGAAGTTATACTTGGTCGACGTTTTCGCTTTCCTAGCCCTCTGTTCTTCGCTCGGCGTTTATCTACTAATGGTTCTGTTGAAGGTTGTACTGAAGAAACTCCAGAACGACGACGCGAAAAGTACAAAGAAATTCAACTGACGATTCGTCGATTTTTAGAAAAAGACTTTCGCAAAGATGTATATCATTTTCGTGAATTCaaagtttttttctttttaaagacTCATCACAGTGTCTTCTTCGAGTGTAATTCGATGATAATATCGAGTGGCGACAGACAATTCACAAACTTTGTATATTGTAATTTATAGAACGTCCAAGTTTTcacatttttatcatttttaggCTCGTTTTAGTTAGTTACTTTACGAATTTTTACGGAACAGAAACAAACGAACGATATTAATTAATTCGTAACTGTCTGTACGATGGCTCTAATTCGAGGAACGACATGCTTATTATTTAATCATTCACGCTAAACACGATCATCTAAGTTCTAGGTAGATATAAGTATTTTTTCTACTTCACTGTACGCGTCGACAATTTTTAATCTAAGATATGATATAATTTAACTGTTACACGATGCATCGAAACGCGATTACGACGAATGTTGGCGTATTTTACTCATTGTTAGGAATAAAGTATTCATGATAATAATGTACCAACGACGGTggtaaaatattttactttaccgtcaagtattttaaatacgcgtcatttaatttacaaaatcaTTTGTACAAAATTGATAGAAACTAATATACATTCTTAGATTTGAAGATCCAGGAGAGAGTAAATTTCTGCGACAAATTTTCCTCGTCGAAATAATACTTGAATGTTGTTCGAAATGTACGACGAAAGGAGTTGGGGAATGTTCTTTTACAGGATGATTTGCAAACACTGGCAGTCTCGAAGAAATTATGAAACGATGGTACTGCTTGCACAGGCGATGAGATAAACGTTTAAAATGGCTAACGGAACGGCTACACGATCTTAACGATGAGGCTTTTAACTGGATTAACAAACTACCGGAAGTTTGTACAAGTATAATTGAATACGGAGcgtaccacgtttaattgtattAAAAATGCGTAAGCGTTTGACAAGTTCTTgagaagttattaaagtttcaaGCCAACCGTGAACTTAATGTTCTCCGTAATGCTTTTACCTCGAGTCAGTATAAACTATGGTACTTCGACAGAGAAGAACTACGATTCCAACCACTGGAAAAATTTTTATCACGACGAACGAAGACGAAAAATGAAACGTACGAAAGTCCTttcgtataaaaaatataaattatgccGTGGAAAATGTATTATTTGCAAAATTGCTAGACGCAAAGGGAATTTCgtgaattttctttttccattcTTTTCGTACATGGATAAATTTCAACGCTAGTTTACAAGTAAGGTGGTATCGATTGAAAATGTCGTTAAATTTATTCTTCTTAATTGTAGAGCCGAAATTGCTCGAAAAGCAATTAAAAGATCTGTCAGAGAATTGACTACGGAATATACACATTGTGGTCGCTGAAATAATGTAAAAATAGACTTTAGAAATAATTGTGGCCATAGTTATACCGATTGTCAAGAAAGCTTAGAATTATGCTAAATTTCTCAACGAGCGTCGACTATGGCACGCTGAAGGACGTGACAGTAACAGAGGTAAAAAGAAGTTCTAAGCCTGGAGAAACAAGCTGAAAATGAGCTACatggaattaaaaaaatggTATCCTACCTATCTAGGACAGCTAATTAATTATGCGTGTTAAAAGGAATTCTAACAATGGATTTTTTTCTCTTCGcgaaaatttcaatgaattttcttaaaaacggcattttttttttttatcacagTGTGCCTGACATCTTAAAAATTAACTGCTAAGTTTAAAGTGTGAATATATTAGGAAGAAATGGCTGAAGAATTAAATGCACCATTtccttaattaaaaaaaattttgcatTTTATGATTAAAGTCCCTTTATAATTGTATCGAATTATAATCCCTAAGAATGATAATTTTAGTCCAACTGAACACGCAGTTgagtctatacagggtgttcggccacccctaggaaaaattttaatagaggattctagaggccaaaataaaacgaaaatcaagaataccaatttcttgatggaggcttcgttaaaaagttattgacaattaaattcaaaaatttcaaatcgttctggaaaaattattttcggttgcgggggtcaattacaataatttttggtgaatagacatacccccgaaatgttgcgcatttttgagaaaaaaattcagtacggtctaaacgttaataactatttaacgaagccttcatcgacaaattggtattcttgattttcgtcatattttggcctctagaatcccccattaaaatttttcccatcctGTATAATGATAACACGAAGTCGAGAAACAAGTAAAGTAGATTGCATTACTTGTAACAATCAGGGCAATAATACTGAGAGCCTTGCAcaaatatttacattatttgATGTGCAGAATTTA
This region includes:
- the LOC143348489 gene encoding UDP-glucosyltransferase 2-like, which encodes MRHLKILFFLVFAFSIHQIEGYRILCLFPYSGQSHQRMFETLCKGLAAEGHQIDMISHFPSKAPVANYTDVVDLRGTTESVINSLSIETAKKFRNDVIYYLTKDFGAPVCELMGSEVFQNFINNPPNDPPYDLMITEYFGSPCYLGVGYRLKTPVAITVSFLDMIFVDDFMGSPISYAFYSGGFNDKTTITTFYDRLTNFITSFTDLSKFYYYSSSHTEIMRKYLGQDVPDVRELERSVVLALVNGHYSITGVRPLTPGIVDVGGLHVLSDNSTLTPALKSWLDSAEHGVVYFTLGSLIKIETLPKDKVLGLYASFAKIAPVKILMKSTNTTRLPPGLPSNVMTLPWIPQVPVLRHKNTRAFITHGGLMGLQEALYYGVPLIGIPVFADQMRNIDILMNKNVAVKINDDEINEHSMDAALNAVLYDPKYKESATRLSKLFRDRPLSPMDTATYWIEYVIRNGVEPLRSPAMDLSWWKLYLVDVFAFLALCSSLGVYLLMVLLKVVLKKLQNDDAKSTKKFN